In Colias croceus chromosome 8, ilColCroc2.1, a genomic segment contains:
- the LOC123693704 gene encoding uncharacterized protein LOC123693704 has product MNNEALFDKLKTEMQNQTKEVLNKMDEKLAPFTREIEELRLENKILKEKIANLEKNSRSNNIIIYGLKETESSQTDLLEKVTQKLTTHLNITVEPKDVNKIYRIGKKDTVGGKTRPILMACVNGWLKNTIMKNKKKLGDVYVSEDFPKEVLQKRRELHERVKEERDKGNYATINYDKLIIKDYSTQTNNRKRDLSISPTTPIQPEKNVPTKNKKNAFTLMRGRSNSTTSLTGKVEHKA; this is encoded by the coding sequence atgaataatgaaGCACTTTTTGACAAACTTAAAACCGAAATGCAAAACCAAACTAAAGAAgtcttaaataaaatggatGAAAAACTAGCACCTTTCACACGAGAAATTGAAGAATTAcgattagaaaataaaattttaaaagaaaaaatagcgAATTTGGAGAAAAACAGCAGATcaaacaacattattatttatggtcTTAAGGAAACAGAATCATCCCAAACAGATCTTTTGGAAAAAGTAACCCAGAAACTTACTACCCATCTGAACATTACGGTTGAACCTAAAGATGTAAATAAGATTTATAGAATCGGAAAAAAAGATACTGTTGGAGGGAAAACTAGACCAATACTCATGGCATGTGTTAATGGTTGgttgaaaaatacaattatgaaGAATAAGAAGAAACTTGGTGATGTTTACGTATCGGAAGATTTTCCTAAAGAGGTCTTGCAAAAAAGAAGAGAACTACACGAAAGGGTCAAAGAAGAACGAGATAAAGGGAATTATGCGACTATTAACTAcgataaacttattattaaagattatTCTACACAGACAAACAACCGGAAAAGGGATCTATCCATATCACCAACTACCCCAATCCAGCCAGAGAAAAACGTACcgacaaaaaataagaaaaacgcATTCACACTAATGAGAGGCCGATCCAACTCTACAACATCTCTAACTGGAAAAGTAGAACACAAAGCATAG